The following is a genomic window from Lysinibacillus sp. G4S2.
GAGTAATGGAGAGTATGGCGTGACGGTTGTTGACAAGAAGACTGACAACATCGAAAAAATTAGCTCTACACGTATCCGTAAGCTTTTACAAGAGGGAGATATGGAAGAAGCAAGATTGCTCTTAGGACGACCATTTGAAGTTACGGGTATCGTTGTTCATGGTGATAAGCGAGGGCGTACAATAGGTTTCCCAACTGCTAATGTTCAAGCATTAGAGGGTACGTATATTCCAGCAAGCGGTGTGTATGCGGTTCGTTTACTTGTACAAAATAACTGGTATGATGGTGTATGTAATGTAGGCTATAAACCAACATTTAAAGATCCAAACGACAAGCAATTATCCATCGAAGTCCATATATTAAACTTTGAAAAAAATATTTACGGTGAAGAAGTGCATGTCGCTTGGTATAAACGTATAAGAAGTGAACGGAAATTCGATGGTATTGAATCGTTGAAAGCACAAATCGAAAAGGATAAACAAGAAGCAATTGAATATTTTGGGATCATCACCGAAAGTTAGGGATGGCATTTGGAAACGTATACTCTGTATATAAGTTGATCTTCGTTACGACTGGGCGACTCTTTGGGGATTAGCGTCACAGGTGAGACCCTGCAGCGAAGCGTCAGCAACAAATGTTTTTCTGTGCGAAAGCGAAGCGACAGCAACAAATGTTTTATCTGTGCGAAAGCGAAGCGACAGCAACAACAAAGCGCCCTAACGGAACGAAAATCAACCCCACGTTATAGTGATGAGCCAAAATCTACTTTAGCATTTGAATAGGCGCTTACGTTAACGCTTGCTTGACCTTTTGATTTATGGTAACATTCATAAGTGCATAATATGCTTAACCTTAGCTCGGTATATCGATAACTCCAACGTGTACTGTGCTAATGGGGATTAACAATTATTTAGGAGGTCCATACAAATGGCTATTTCAAAAGAACGTAAAAACGAAATTATTGCTGAGTACCGTACTCACGAAAGTGATACTGGTTCTCCAGAAGTACAAGTTGCAGTATTAACAGAGGAAATTAACGCTCTAAATGCTCACTTACGTACACACAAAAAAGATTTCCACTCTGAGCGTGGTCTTCTTAAAATGGTAGGTCGTCGCCGTCACTTATTAAAATATCTTCGTGAAACTGACGTACAACGTTACCGTGAACTAATCACTCGTTTAGGCTTACGTCGCTAATTGTCAATCGAAAAGCGGGATTAATCCCGCTTTTTCTTTATGTTTATAAACAAAGAGAAGATGACAAGCTTTCATATTGAGAAAACAAGCGTATATGGCATGAATCTTAATAGTTTCTCTATTAAATCAAGTTAAAAAACACAGTTTCAATAAAATACAGAAATAAATCCTAAATAAATTGGCAATAACTGAATTTAAATGTATGATTATTTCATGAAATATTTAGCATAGAACAAGCATTTTTGGTACACTTACTATTAGTACATACAGACGAAGTAAGTGTTTTTATAATAGAGAGGGGTTCATTGAATGAACGAAAAGAAAGTCTATTCCTATGAATGGGCTGGCCGTCCGCTTGTAATCGAAGTTGGACAGTTAGCAAAACAAGCAAATGGGGCCGTTTTAGTACGCTATGGTGATACATCTGTACTTTCAACAGCAACAATGTCAAAATCACCAAAACCACTTGATTTCTTCCCATTAACAGTAAACTACGAAGAACGTTTATACGCAGCAGGTAAAATTCCTGGTGGCTTTATTAAACGTGAAGGACGTCCGTCTGAAAAAGCAATACTAGCAAGCCGTTTAATCGACCGTCCGATTCGTCCGATGTTCCCAGACGGTTTCCGTAATGAAGTACAAGTAATTTCGATGGTTATGTCTAACGATCCAGATTGCACGTCTGAAATGGCTGCAATGGTTGGTTCATCATTAGCGTTAGCTATCTCGGATATTCCATTCGGTGGACCGATTGCAGGTGTACAAGTTGGATATATTGACGGTAAATTTATTGTGAACCCAACAGTGGAACAATCTAATCAATCAACAGTCCATTTATCTGTAGCAGGTAACAAGGATGCTATCAACATGGTTGAAGCAGGTGCACTAGAAGTACCGGAAGAAGTAATGCTAGAAGCCATTATGTTCGGTCATGAAGAAATCAAAAAAATTATTGCTCTCCAAGAGCAAATTGTTGCAGAAGTAGGGAAAGAAAAATTACCGATAACATTATTTGAAATTGATGAAGCGATTCAAGCAGATATAAAAACAGCTTGTGAGACTGACATGCATGATGCTATTCAAACTGCTGAAAAACATGCACGTGATGAGGCTATTAAAGCGGTAAAAGAACGTGTTATTGCTTCTTATGAAGAGCAAGAAGCTGATGATGAAACAATGAAGCAAGTTTATACAATTCTAGATAAAATGGTTAAAGACGAAGTACGTCGTCAGATTACAGAAGATAAAGTTCGTCCAGATGGTCGTAAGTTAGACGAAATCCGTCCACTTTCTTCTGAAACTGGCTTATTACAACGTACTCACGGTTCAGGATTATTTACGCGTGGACAAACACAAGCCCTTTCTATTTGTACATTAGGTGCACTTGGTGATGTACAAATTATCGACGGTTTAGGTGTGGAAGAATCAAAACGCTTTATGCATCACTATAACTTCCCGCAATTCTCTGTAGGGGAAACTGGCCCTATTCGTGGACCAGGTCGTCGTGAAATCGGTCATGGTGCACTAGGAGAGCGTGCTCTTGATGCGGTAATTCCAGATGAATCAGTATTCCCATATACAATCCGTTGTGTATCAGAAGTACTTGAGTCAAACGGTTCTACATCACAAGCTTCTATCTGTGCTTCAACATTAGCGATGATGGATGCTGGTGTTCCATTAAAAGCACCTGTAGCAGGTATTGCAATGGGTCTTATTAAAAAAGGCGAACATTACTCTATTTTAACTGATATTCAAGGTATGGAAGACCACCTTGGAGATATGGACTTTAAAGTTGCAGGTACAGCTAAAGGTGTAACAGCACTTCAAATGGACATTAAAATTGATGGTTTATCACGCAACATTTTAGAAGAAGCATTAACACAAGCTAAAATTGGCCGTATGCACATTTTAGAATCAATGCTTGCTACTCTTGCAGAACCACGTGAAAAATTATCTACATTTGCACCGAAAATTGTCATCGTGAAAATTAATCCTGATAAAATTCGTGATGTTATCGGACCTGGCGGTAAACAAATTAACAAAATTATTGAAGAAACTGGCGTAAAAATTGATACGGAGCAAGATGGTACAATTTACATCTCTTCAGCAGATGAAGAAATGAACGCTCGTGCAAAACAAATTATCGAAGACATCGTACGTGAAGCGAAAGTTGGCGAGTATTACTTATCAACAGTTAAACGTATTGAAAAATTCGGTGCGTTCTGCGAAATATTCCCAGGTAAAGATGGTTTACTTCACATCTCTGAAATTCAAGAGGAACGTACAAAACAAGTTGAAGATGTCTTAAAACTTGGCGATCAATTACTTGTAAAAGTTATTGAAATTGACAAGCAAGGTCGTGTGAATTTATCTCGTAAAGTAGTGATCCAAGAGGAAAAAGAACGCGCTGAGCAAGATAAATAATAAATTGTAGAAAAGGCTGCGTATAATGCGCAGCCTTTTTTAAATCAAATATATTGAAAATGGTTCAATAAGGGATATTTTGTGGGAATCTTACATTATGGTTCATCACTAAAAGTCGTGGATGATTTTTGGTAAAACGTATACTATGTAAATAAGTTGATGGAAGTGGAGAATAGGCGACTCCTTGGGGATTAGCGTCACAGATGAGACCCTGGAGCGAGCATCGCGAGTGAAGCGGCTCATCGGACGCCCCCAGGAAGCTCTGCTCTGCTCTGCGCGAAAGCGAAGCGTCAGCGGCAAATGTTTTATCTGCGCGAAAGCGCCCAGTCGGAACGGAAATCAACCACACGTTTTGGTGATGATCCCACATTATGTCCTTGATGTAGAGCCAGAGATAAATTGGGGGAGATTTTTTGGTACAAGTACATACATGTCAGAATGGTGTGCGTATTGTGTCTGAGCAAATCGATCATGTAAGATCAGTTGCGCTAGGCATTTTTGTTAATGCAGGATCTCGTTATGAGCTACCTGAGGAAAATGGCATTACACATTTTATAGAACATATGCTTTTTAAAGGAACAAAAACTCGAACAGCTCGTCAAATTGCTGAAGAATTTGACCGAATTGGTGGAGAGTTAAATGCCTTTACATCCAAGGAAAATACTTGTTATTATGCAAAGATTTTAGACCATCATGCTGAGCTTGCCGTTACAATATTAGCAGATATGTTCTTTAACTCTACATTTGCAGAAGAAGAGTTAGAGAAAGAACGACAAGTTGTGCTAGAGGAAATATTAATGAGTGAAGACGCACCTGATGACGATGTTCATGAAAAGCTATGGGGAGTTATGTATCCGAATGATGCACTCGGTCGTCCAATACTAGGAACTGCGGCTACTTTGAAAACATTTACAGCAAAAAAAATACGTAACTATATGGCTAAACATTATGGTCCAGAGTCAGTTGTTATTTCAATAGCGGGAAATATTTCTGCAAAGCTCATGCAAACAATTGAAGACTTATTTGGCCAATATCAACCATCACCACTTGCGGTTGAACCTGTGCTATCGAATCCTCATTTTCATCCAGGAGAGATTTCAAAAACTCGTGATACGGAGCAAGCGCATTTAGCCATTTCTTATCCAGCAATTGGTGTAAAAGATTCAGATATGTATAGCTTCATCGCACTTAATAATATTATAGGTGGTAATATGAGTTCTCGTTTGTTCCAAGAAGTACGTGAGGAACGTGGTTTAGCCTATTCAATATTTTCTTACCAATCCTGTTATGCTGATGTTGGGGCATTTACGATTTATGGTAGTACAAGTCGTCAGCAATTATCACAGCTTCAGCATACAATTGATGCGACATTACTTGATATCGTGGCAGGTGGCGTGACAGAGGAAGAACTTATGAATGCGAAGGAACAGCTGAAGGGTAGTTTTGTACTCGGTCTAGAAGGGACAGGCGCTCGTATGAATCGTAACGGTACAAGTGAGTTAGTGCATCGCAAACATCGTTCAGTAGACGAAGTATTAGCGTCAATCGATGTCGTTTCAATGGAATCAGTAAATCGTTTAATAGCAAAAATCTTGAAAGCTGAGCCAGCCATTTCAATAATCGGCCCAGAAGCTTAAAAAGGTTGCCATTTAAAGGCAACCTTTTTTCTATTCAGTTGCTTTAAAAAACCTCTCTTGCTAAATATAAGGTAAGGCTTTGAAGTAAAATAAAAATACTAATGATGATGCTCATGATTGTAGGGATCAAAATTATCAATAAATTTTCTACTACTTGAGATAAAAAGTAATGGATAGGGAAACTAATTATAAAAATAAGGAAGATGGCTGTCATCATTCTAAAATAACGCATCCGCTTTGTCTCGTCTAGATGATGGATATAAAACTGGATGGAGATGAGTAAAGAAGCGCTGCTAATATAGGCGAAGTACATGGCGAAATGCTCTGAAAAATTACCGTTTGCTGCAGTTTGTGAAAAATAAGCAGGTGCTATTAGAATAAAAAGTAGGATCACTACGCCGTGACAATATAGAAAATCAGCCTGTAACTGTGTTTTTCTCGTCAAAGGTAGACTATTTACAAACAACTCCCAATTTGCTTTTTGATCGTCCTCGTAGATTCCTCCAACAATGGAAGCAGAAAAAACTACAACAAATATTCCTATTGAGGGACTGTCTAAAATAGGTATTTCCGTGAAACTAATGATCATACAAATAATAGCTGCAAAAAGAATGGACCATTTTTGCACCATTATTCTTTGTAAAAGTAAAGCCTGCATTCACTCACTCCTTTAAAATTCTTTCCGTTTATATATGGCAGTTGAAATCAGAGAAGATAGCCATAAGATTAAAAGTCCAGCAAACGGAGCTAAAAACATAAACTGTTTTAAGTCTGACAATGCTAATGTCATATCTGGTAAATGCTCGTTTAAAAGACTAAATAAAAAGCTAGGTATGAAGCAAAAAGCAATAAGAACCATTCTTCCTTTATTGGAACCAAATTTAATGTAAATCGGTAATAATAGTGCTAGCATACAAAAGGCTAACGCCACAATAAGATTAAATGTTAGAAAAAACTCTGTAGATGCCCAATTATTCGTAAAACGATGAATAATGAATACAATCGGTAGTGCGAGGATGAGTCCAAAAATCAAAAGAACGATACTAAGTATATATTTACTAAGTATGATGTCCCCTTTTGAAATGGGTAAAGTATTCGCATATTTATCCCAGCTGCTTTGTTCATCATACGTAAGAGCAGTTATAGCTTGAAAGGTCACGACAAAAATAATAATCGTAAAGAGCATTAAAGCTTGTTGCATAAAAATTGATATGAATAGGAAAAAAATCAACACGAAGGCCTGAGCTTTTATTTGACGTTGAATCGTCATTAAATCTTTTAAGATAAGACCTGCCATGATTCAAACACTACCTTTCACATAAAATAGCATAATATCTTCTATAGAAGGCTTTTCAAGAGAAAATACTTCGTTTACTTCATTTTTTAGAACTAAGGCTTCTATACCAAAGGCTCCATTACGTTTTCTTATAATGGCATGTTCTGGTATTTCACTTACTTCCTCTTTATTGCCTTTAAATATTCCGTACTCGTAGAGCAGTACGTCTTTACCTTCACTAAATAAAATTTCGCCGTTATGAATGAATGTAATATAGTCAGCAATCTTTTCTAAATCACTTGTTATATGAGAAGAAAATAAAATGCTATGTGTTTCATCCTGCATAAACGTTAAAAATAAATCGAGAATTTCATCACGTATAATTGGATCTAGTCCACTCGTTGGTTCATCTAAAATTAACAATTTTGGATGATGCGATAATGCTAATGCAATGGACAGCTTCATCCTCATTCCCCGGGATAATTCTTTTACGTTCTTCCTCTTTGGAACTTTAAATTGTGCTAATCGCTCAAAATAAAAGTCTGAATCCCACGTTTTAAATACTTTTTTCATGATTTTGTCGAGCTGCGTCGCATTGAGCGTTTCAGGAACATGTAAATCGTCAAAAACCACACCGATGTCGTTTTTTATCGATAATTCATGTTCGACAATATCCTTCCCGAATAACAGAATTTCGCCATATTCTTTTTTTAATAAGTTAAGTATGCATTTAATTGTAGTAGACTTCCCAGCGCCATTTTCTCCTACAAAGCCCATGACAGTGCCTTGAGGTACTGAAAAACTTACATCACTAAGAGCAAACCCTTCAAAGCTTTTATGTAAATCATGAATTTCAATAGCATTCATTTAGTTGTCCTCCTCCAAAATTAATGAAAGTAACTCCTGTAATTCCTCTTTTGTCAGCCCAGCCGTTTTTGCCGTTTTAACCGCTTTCTGCATATGCTCTTCAACTTGGCGTAATAATTCCTCGCGCAGAAAATCTTGATTTCGTTCTGTAACAAAGCTTCCTTTCCCGGCCACCGTTTCGATAAATCCATCTCGCTCTAAATCTGCATAAGCACGCTTCGTTGTCATAACGCTAATTTTTAAATCCTTTGCAAGTGCACGAATAGAAGGTAGTGCATCACCGGCCTGTAATTTATTTGCTAATATAGCTTCCTTAAGCTGTAAGGTTATTTGCTCGTAAATGGGCTTATTGCTAGCGTTGCTTAAATGGATATGCACAAATTTTTCACCTCTCATAACTGTATATACACACTATACACAGATGGATGGGTAAATGCAACATTTTCCTACTTTGGGTAGGGGTCACGAATTGCAAAAACTCGGCATATATTGAGGTAACGGTTCAAGGAGGGAGATGAGGCATGTTACTATCAGAGATGGTGGATAAAGAGTTAATTCAAGTTGAAGGTGGCGTACATTTTGGTATACTGGCACATACAGAATGTCTCTTAGATGTGCAAACTGGAAAGATACATGGCTTTGAGATTGTTAAAGATAAGTTGCCATTCCAAAAAAAGAAAGTGAAAGTTAGTGAAATGATCCCTTGGCATGAAATTATACTAATTGGTGAAGATCGGATTTTATTTAATAAAACAACGACGGTACAGTCAGAATTTTTACAGTGAGGTGAGCTTTTGGAAAATGAAAAATGGCTTGTTATCGGTGAAGATCTAAGATTAAAGGAATTAGCTACAATGCTAAGAAGCCCATCGAGAACTGTATTTTATAAAAGAACGTCAGTTTGGAATGAGGAATTAAATAAGCTTGTATTAGAATTCCAACCAAATAGAATTATTCTGCCCATACTTCCGCTGAAAATTGTAGTGGAACAACTGTATGGCATATCACAAGTTAAATTTTATACAGGGCGTTTAACTATGCATTGGAAGCATTTACTTGAGAGAAATAAAACAAATTGCTATTTGCAGCAAGAATCTTTTATTTGGCAAAACGCAAGATTAACAGCGGAGGGATTTATCGCCACGTTTTACGGACTCGAGCAGAAATGTATTTACGGACAAAACTTTACTATCGCAGGGTTTGGGCGCACCGCCAAAATGCTCGCTTCTTTACTCGTCAAGATGGGCGCTAATGTCCATATTGTAGCGCGTTCAGTTGTACAAGTGAGTGAAGCAAAAGCATATGGTTATAAAGCTACGAATTTAGATGATCGCCAATGGTCAATTAGTGATGGAATTTTTATTAATACGATTCCAGCTAAGTGGATTACTGATTCATTTAAAGAACATGTCCCAACTGTACTATATGATTTGGCTTCAGAGCCTGGCTGTTTAGATATAGACGCTGAACAATTACAAACGTATGTGCTATTGCCGTCATTACCCGGGAAATACTTTGCACATGATGCAGCTACAATACTGTGCAAGGCAATAGAGGAGGAAGAAAATTGCTAATAGGGAAACGAATTGGTTTAGGTATTACAGCCTCCCATTGCACGTATGAGGATGTAGTACCTAAAATTCAAAACTTTATAGACGTAGGGGCAACAGTTATCCCAATAATTACACACTCCGTTTTACATGCAGCTACGCGTTTTGGTACTGGGGAGGAGTGGATAGCAAAAATAGAGGAGTTGACTGGAGAAAAGGTTATTTCCTCTATTAAAGAGGCAGAACCATTCGGACCATCCAATCCATTGGATGCGATGGTTATAGCTCCGATGACAGGCAATAGTATTAGTAAATTTGCTAATGCAGCAACAGATAGCCCGGTGTTAATGGCTGCGAAGGCAACATTGCGTAACGGTTCGCCTGTTATCCTAGGCATTTCAACAAATGATGCTCTTGGCTTAAATTCTTTAAATATAATGAAGCTACTAAATGCCAAAAACATTTACTTTATCCCATTTGGGCAGGACTCACCGCATTCAAAGCCAAATTCTTTGATTGCTGATTTTGAACAAATGGTGGCCACTGTTCATGAAGCAATTACTGAGAAAAAGCAATTACAACCGCTGTTGATACAATATTTCAAATAATTCATGAATTACACACAATTTTCAGTATTTTTGTGATACAATAGCACACATTATGGAACTTGTACTCAAGGAGAGATGACAGATGACAAAGCAGTTAACAGTTGCAGTTGTTGGGGCAACAGGAGCAGTAGGAACAAAAATGATGGAGCAGCTTATTAAACGTAATTTTCCGATTGGAGATATTAAGTTTTTAGCTTCTGCTCGTTCAGCAGGAAAATCAATCGAGTTTAATGGTAAGACCTATACAATAGAAGAAGCGACACCTGAAGCTTTTGAGGGCGTCAATGTCGCTTTATTCTCTGCTGGTGGCTCGGTATCTGCCGTACTTGCACCAGAAGCAGCAAAACGCGGTGCAGTAGTGATCGATAATACGAGCCATTTCCGCATGGATCCAGAGGTACCACTAGTTGTACCAGAAGTAAATCGTGGTGATCTTGCTAAGCATAAAGGAATTATTGCGAATCCAAACTGCTCTACCATTCAAATGATGGCTGCACTTGAACCTATTCGTAATGCATTTGGCTTAACAAAAATTATCGTATCGACATACCAAGCTGTTTCAGGTGCAGGTGTTTCTGCCATTCAGGAATTAAAGGCACAAAGTACAAACTGGGATGCAGGTAAGGATGTAGAAGCAAATATTTTACCTTCTGGTAGCGACAAACGTCACTATCCAATCGCTCGTAATGTCATTCCACAAATTGATAAATTTACAGACAATGGCTTTACATACGAGGAAATGAAGATGATTAATGAAACGAAAAAAATCATGAATGCACCAGAGCTAAAAGTTGCTGCAACTTGCGTTCGCGTGCCAGTCGTTTCAGGACATTCTGAGTCTGTTTATATTGAGGTAGAGAAAGAAGCAACGGTACAAGAGATTTTTGAAGTATTACGCAGTGCACCAGGTGTGATATTACAAGATGATATCGCAACACAAACTTACCCAATGCCTATCTATGCAGAAGGGGAAGATGCTACTTTTGTAGGACGTATCCGTCAAGATTTAGACAACAAAAAAGGATTCCACCTATGGATCGTTTCCGACAATCTTTTAAAAGGGGCTGCATTGAACTCAATCCAAATTGCAGAAGCATTGCTGGAGGATAACTTACTATAAGAGGGGTGTAAGGATGAATTTAGGGCGAATTGGAACGGCGATGATTACGCCGTTCAAAGAAGATGGCACGATTAATTATCCAGAACTAGAACGTATTATTAATCATTTGATTGATAATGGTACAGATTGTATTGTCGCATGTGGCACAACCTCTGAAAACCCAACTATGTCCACAGAAGAAAAAATTGAAGTTGTACGCTTTACAGTAGAAAAAGTAGCAGGCCGTGTACCCGTAATTGCGGGTACAGGGGATAACGAAACTGCTTACTCTATTGCAATGACGCACAAGGCTGAAGAAAATGGTGCAGATGGTATTATGCTTGTAGCACCATATTATAATAAGCCAAATCAACGCGGTATTTTTGCGCACTTTGAAACAATTGCTAAAGAAACAAGTTTACCTGTCATGCTTTATAATGTGCCAGGACGTACGGGTGTCAATGTTGCCTATGAAACTTCCGTTGCTTTAAGTAAAATTCCTAATATTGCATGGATTAAAGAAGCAAGCGGCAATTTAGTTCAAATGGGCGATATTATTGAAAATGTTGATTCAAATGATAATTTCTTAGTATATAGTGGGGATGATGGTTTAACACTTCCACTATTAGCAATCGGCGGAGCAGGTATTATTTCAGTGGCTGCCCATGTAGTTGGTAATGATATGCAATTAATGATTAAAGCGTTTGAAGAAGGAAATCACGAGCTAGCAGCCAAAATTCACCGAGCATTATTACCACTTGTACGTGCGCTGTTCGCACAACCAAATCCTTCGCCTGTAAAATATGCGATGACCAAATTAGGCTTTGATACAATCAACGTTCGTCTGCCAATGATGGAAATGACGGATGAAGAAAAAGAAAACTTTGACCAAATTTGGGATACGTATCAAGATAAGGCGAGAGGCTTTAGAAAAATAAGTAGCTTTAGCTAAACTGTAATTGGAGCTAATTCGTATTAGCCTCCCAGACTTTAGACAAACTTGAAATTTAGGTTTGTCTAAAGTCTTTTTTCTTTTTAGGATTAGAAAGGGAAAATCGCTCAGGTACCAGAAGAATCCGCTCGGGTAGGAGTGAAAATCGCTCAGGTACCAGAGGAATCCGCTCGGGTAGGAGTGAAAATCGCTCAGGTACCAGAGGAATCCGCTCGGGTAGGAGTGAAAATCGCTCAGGTACCAGAGGAATCCGCTCGGGTAGGAGTGAAAATCGCTCAGGTACCAGAGGAATCCGCTCGGGTAGGAGTGAAAATCGCTCAGGTACCAGAGGAATCCGCTCGGATAGGAGTGAAAATCGCTCAGGTACCAGAGGAATCCGCTCGGGTAGGAGTGAAAATCGCTCAGGTACCAGAGGAATCCGCTCGGGTAGGAGTGAAAATCGCTCAGGTACCAGAGGAATCCGCTTGGGTAGGAAGAAAAACCGCTCAGGTAGCCCCGAAATCCGCTCCGGTAGAAAAGAGACCAGCTCAAGTAATATCAAAATCCGTTCTGGTAAATGGGAAAACTGCTCAGGCGCTATACCCAGCCACTATAACCATCAAAGTGGAAGTGATGAACATCCTAGCAATGATAAATCCAGCTTACTTCAATAGTTTTTGCTTATAAAAGACAAATTTAGAGCCTTCACCACGCTATATCCCCACATTCCTTTCCACCTAATGGTAATGCAAAATAGCAATTATTTTCTTTTTCAATCATGAAACGTGTATTTTTGATTTGTGCAAAAGCTTTGCAAACCGTATAATAAATCTTAAGTGGTTGCTGTTCGGGATATTTTTTAGGAGGAAATAAATTGACAAAAAAGAAAAATGAATTAATTCGCATCATTCCACTTGGTGGCGTGGGCGAAATTGGTAAAGCAATGTACGTAGTAGAAATTGACGAAGAGCTATTTGTAGTGGATAGTGGCTTGATGTTCCCTGAAGACGAAATGCTGGGCATTGATATCGTAATTCCAGATATTACGTATTTAGAGGAAAATAAAGATCGTGTAAAAGGGATTTTCTTAACGCATGGTCATGAAGATGCAATTGGCGCCATTGCCTACGTATTACAAAAAGTGAAAGCGCCAGTGTACGGATCAAAATTAACAATTGCACTAGCAAAGGAACATTTAAAGGAATTGCCTGCACCACATCAGGTGAAATTCTTTGAGGTTACGAACCGTAGTCGTATGAATTTTAACTCAACGTATGTGACATTCTTCCATACAACACATAGTATTCCCGATTCGTTAGGGGTAGTGTTCCATACATCTGAAGGAGCAATTGTTCATACAGGTGAGTTTAAATTCGATCAATCCGCGACAGGTAAATTTAAGCCTGATTTAGCAAAAATGGCTCAGCTAGGAGAAGAAGGCGTATTTATGCTGCTATCTGAGTCGAGTGAAGCTGAGCGACCAGGTTATACGACATCTGAGATTGTGATTGAAGAGCAATTATCAAAAACATTCCATTCAGCACCAGGTCGTATTTTAGTTGCTGTTTATGCATCGAATTTTATTCGTATTCAACAAGTATTGACACAAGCTCAAAAGTCGTTCCGTAAAGTAGTTATTGTAGGAAAACCTTTAGAAAAAGCTGTGGATTTAGGTGCAAATCTAGGTTACTTAACAGTAGAAGAAGATACAATCATCCCTATCTCAGAAATGCAAAAGTATCAAGATGATGAGATTATTATTATTGCAACAGGTAATAAAGGGGAGCCACTTGACGCATTAGAAAAAGTTGTCCGCAAACATCACCGAGACATTAAAATTAAAAAAGATGATACAGTATTAATTACTTTTACACCGTCTCCTGGAATGGAAGTACAGATGGCTAATACGATGAACTCCATCGCAAAAGCAGGTGCTGAAATTCTGACATCTAGCAAAAATGTACATGTGTCGGGTCATGGTAGCCAAGAGGATTTAAAGTTAATGCTGAACTTAATGCAACCAAAGTACTTTATCCCTGTGCAAGGGGAGTACCGCATGCTTATTGCTCACTCTAAGCTTGCTCAACAGCTAGGTATGCACAAATCACAAATATTCATCGCCGATAAGGGTGATATTGTAGAATATAAAAATGGTAAAATGCGAATGAGTGGCCGTGTACAAGCTGGTAATGTATTAATAGATGGTATTGGTGTTGGAGATGTAGGCAACATTGTACTACGCGATCGTAAATTATTATCAC
Proteins encoded in this region:
- a CDS encoding ribonuclease J, with translation MTKKKNELIRIIPLGGVGEIGKAMYVVEIDEELFVVDSGLMFPEDEMLGIDIVIPDITYLEENKDRVKGIFLTHGHEDAIGAIAYVLQKVKAPVYGSKLTIALAKEHLKELPAPHQVKFFEVTNRSRMNFNSTYVTFFHTTHSIPDSLGVVFHTSEGAIVHTGEFKFDQSATGKFKPDLAKMAQLGEEGVFMLLSESSEAERPGYTTSEIVIEEQLSKTFHSAPGRILVAVYASNFIRIQQVLTQAQKSFRKVVIVGKPLEKAVDLGANLGYLTVEEDTIIPISEMQKYQDDEIIIIATGNKGEPLDALEKVVRKHHRDIKIKKDDTVLITFTPSPGMEVQMANTMNSIAKAGAEILTSSKNVHVSGHGSQEDLKLMLNLMQPKYFIPVQGEYRMLIAHSKLAQQLGMHKSQIFIADKGDIVEYKNGKMRMSGRVQAGNVLIDGIGVGDVGNIVLRDRKLLSQDGIFIVVVTLNRAQKKIASGPEILSRGFVYVRESEELMVEASEIAKNVIEKYVGKDTFEWTNIKQEIRDTLNTYLFQKTKRRPMIIPIIMEY